The sequence AACCAAGATTAAGGTTTCCTGAACACTACCCGGTCGGGTGTTTATTAGGTTGCGTCGACGTTACCGATTGTTTAGCTCAAGACGAGTATCGAAAACAGGTCAGTAATCCTGCCCGGTTTCTAGATCAGTTATTCtgttcaaataataatcattgcGGTATTCGTATTCAACAGTTTCCTGGCGGTGAATCGTCATCTCCGTTTGTATTTATTGGTCAAAATCCACAAGAATTACTCGTTAAATTCCCCATCAAAGGAAAACATAAGATATGTAAGTATTTTCCTAATAATATTCCTCATAAGTCATCAGTGCCTTCATTCACGCGTCGAATATGTTCCATtctagataatttagaagGTCACATTCATCAGGCTGCCAAGAAAGGTTTACGACGAGTTGATTGCGACGTATGATAGTTTAGATAGATATTATTAGGTAGAATGTCGGTTTTATGCTGGGCATCGACTGACTTATCAACTGCTCTGTGTGTTCAGTGAGATATATAGCAAGTATGTGaaattaggctaaaaaaaaattataccttctttctcctaatcggccagttcattttgaaaacagcaatagaatttgtaatcagttcatttctacagctgttatggttagcttgatcatggtTGTTATGTACAGGCAGCCGGTTAACTTTTGAACTCaccagaaatgagaaacaaggtatcaattttttagcccTAGATATCAAATTAACGGGTTGAGGATCAACttcaaaaatcattcatcTTGACAAACCCCATTAGTGGTTTTGTTTGCATAATATATATTGTTTTTACTTAATTCACTCAATGGGGAATGGGATAGAATTGTCATAATTTGGATTAAGGGTTTGTCATGTCGGGTCAATAGAATGCTTGTGATGCTGTTATGTATTTAAAAAGTCtatgaataaatcatatataACTGACCATGTGCAATTTGGGTTACTGTCTGTACTCGTAGTGCTGCGATTCCAACAATTTCATCCTTTGTCCCTCGCATGCACTAGGACATGTTAATTGCCAAGTGatgtttgattattttttgatCAACACCGAGCATCCACAATTACGAATGCTGcgataaatatttttcagataacTTGCTAGTCAAAAAGTAGTACTTATGACATTTCGATGAAAAATAAGCACATATCAGGGCCtaaatttttttccaaaaagtaGCAGATTTCCTACAAACCATCCATCACCGAAACAAAGCTTGGATTCAAAGTTCACGTGAAAAACTgagaaattaagaaataaCATTACTACGGTATATTTCAAacgatatatttttcaaatatatatattcatcatgtgtAGTagcaattcaatatttacagTACAGGTGACATCAAAAATACTGGCGACATCTATAAAAGATACTATATAATAGGATTCAAAGTAGATCATCTCTTAGAAAAAGACATGGACAAAAAACTGATTTAATGTAGAAGTAAATCATTGTATATATGGACACGACAACATTcgtgaaatgataaattcacGATATATTTTAAGCGAATTTATCCCATATCAAACCCgatcggcagggattcgaaccagaTGGCATCGCGAGACTGATTTGGCACCACAAATTTGTGCCATCTGGTTTGAATCCTAACCGCGGGAAGTTAAACCCATACGAAAAATGCTCCCTGATGTCGGCGAATCACAATTCATCCTTTGACTAgtttttattgaatatttaagCGGTCATTTCGTATAATCCTTTCACTCGATTATTTTTCGGATCGAACGGGGTCTGTACGTGAACAGTCGCGTCGTACGAAGTGCCCATTTGTTCGAGGCGATATTGTCCGGATTTCAAGAATGCGTTGTTGACCGTCTTTCCTTCGGGATGACAGACGTACCCGTATCCGATACTTTTACCCAGCGCGAACGCGTACTCGGCTCGCCGAATATAACCCACTGGAATATCATCCCTGAATATTGCCTCTAAACCGTGCAGTGGTACATGACTGAAAACGTAAATAAAGTGATGAATTTAATGATTGTCGTGGCCAACCTTTGAAAAGTTCTATCAGTAACAATCTTTGAGGACTTAgaagattttaaatacttACTCATCGATTGTGAAACAGACTAATTTACGCTTCAAACCATCTGCTTTCTGCTTCTCTAATGCATCTCTACCGAGGAACGGGATGTCCGTTTTCATTTTACAAGTAAATGCCAGTGCTGCCTCTAGTGGCGTGTCATCGGGACGAAGATCGGCGTGCCAATGTCGATATCCTACGTTATAGAAAAGACTTGTAGATCAGATTCTAAGAGAAATGTGTGGCATTCGGGTAATCGCATATTAGTACAATAGTCACACTCGGGACATggaaaatagatgaaaatagattgtGTGGAGCAGTGTGGCTTAGTGGTAGAGTGCTCGCCACCCAATCGGGAGGTTGCGTGTTCGAACCCCGGCTGTGCTGTAGTGTCCTTAGGCAAGGCATTAATTCACAATTGCTACTGGCTGACGACGCCTTGATCGCTCTGCAGCGTATCGGTGTTGcatctccccagggagagtaAGAATGTACTGGATTGGTAACAGAAGCTGGGTAATAATTGAGTGACAGCGCTTTGAGCATTCATTGGAAAGGCGCTATATAAGcactaattattattattattattattatgaaggGTTCATACACCacacctgatgatgatgaccTCCAGATCGAGTCTAGTGTCttaagatttttatttttggataaataaatttggtatttcatctaataaatttggtatatacatgtagtgggttttaatcttAAAAATCGCATACCTTTTTCAATGCTTAATGAATCGATGGCTCTGTAACCCGCATTACAGGCGCCGTAATCCTTGCCTTCCCGCATTACAGCTTCGTACACTGCGACTAGTGATTCATTAGGAACGTGCAATTCCCAGCCGAGTTCACCGACAAACGACAGACGCATCGCACGACACTCGTGACCAGCTACTTTCACAACCTGTTGTACGAAATGATTACGAAGAAAATTGGCGAGAACGAACTAGCATTCGCACGAGATCCTTATCATACGTTTTGTTCATTACCTTGTGAGAAGAAAATGGAAATGCTTCATTTGACAGATCTGTATCAATTAACGATTTTAGAATATCGCGACTGAAAGAAATAATCGTCAAATAAATAAGACATTCTTCTGGATTGTTTCACCGCACTCACTTTTAGAGTCAtctcattcttaccttttagGACCTTGAACGCTCAACATTCCCATATCATCGGTATGGTCTATCAACTGACAATTGAACTTTTGATCCTGTATGATTGACGTAATATGACTCCACCCCTGTTGTCCTGCGGCTCCGCCCACAGCTAAATAATATCCTACACCTTCAAAAAGATGGACATTGCACATCAACTGGCATGTAAATCCAGGTGGATGATCTATGAAACTTCGGTAAAAATACGGGATACATACCATCAAATTTAGGCGCGTGTGGACCTCCTGAACCTGGTTCTATCACGGATACAGTCAGATCACCTTCTACTCCTCCTTGTTTATTCAGCATACAAGTATACACCGTACTACCTATAAATACACATACACAATACGATCAACATAGTGGACTGTAACCATACCGTTAAGTGTCACATCTCAGCAGGCTAGCTACCTGGATCTTTCCTCAGATTGTTGGTGAAAATCCAATCAACTGCTTTCGCCGCGTCTGGCCCGACGAGGTAAAACTTTCCGAAGTAAGACATGTTAAACACTGCAGCTTTCTCGCGACAAGTCAAACATTCTTCTTTAATCTAAAGGTAAACAAATCTTACGATATCAATTCATGATACGAAATAATCAATATACTAACATGAGGGTACAATACTTACTAGGTCGTGATGTTTTGGGAATTCGAAGAAATAATCCAACTTAAGTTTGTCGAAGTATCCATTATTCTCATTCGCAGGGATATCATAATTACCATAGTAGTCGTACTCTAGtggctgaaaaaaaaaaaagaaaatatttacgtTTAAACTTGAATTTGAAGTGATCGATATCACGATCTGTAACAAACGAAGTTGGGCACTCACCGGAACTGGGCCGTCTTTATTGAACCAACCAGGCCTCTCCCATCCGTGGCGCTCTTGAAAATGACATCCTTGCTCGGCTAAAACCTGGACACGATAAGAATAATAATATCTCTGGGATCtggattttcagtgtttcaaataaagaaatgtGCGAGGAGTTTACCTGATAGAGAGGATCTTTCCTCATATTACGAGACGCCAGCGGTTCATCGTGCGGAAATACCGTCGCGTAATTCTTAGCGTAAGCTTCGTGACTACGTTCTTTGATCCAACGATTATTATCAGTGAGTTTATGAGGAAAACGTCTGCAggtgaaatgaaattaatgagaGCTCTCAGAATCAAACAGACGGTCATGTAGTGTCATGTAGCCACGTGCTACATGTATTTCCACATGACTATGCCATATTGGTTGACAGAACCTTGAAGTTTGTAAATATCCTgattaaattttgttttcgttATGTAAGGCAAGTTTCCAGCACTGGTTGGCGAACAAACTATGACGCGACCTCTATCCTGGCAAGAGAGTCATTTGTACTGAATTACAGGTGAAAATTTATCTATACCTTATATCATAGGAGAACATGTCGAATTGAGGTTGACCATGAACGATCCATCGAGCTAATTCACGACCACATCCACCACCTAACATCATACCGGAACTATTGAAACCACATCCGAGGAAGAAACCACGCACCTCCGGCGATTCACCCATCAACGGTTTGTGATCGGCAGTGAACGATTCTAAATCACACAATAAGGGAGCATTCATTAAATATGGTTTATATGCAAGTTATAGCAGCCAAAAGTAAACCGTCTGCTTATGAACATTAAATTCCATCCCACTCACCTGGACCACAGACAGTCGATTTGACACCAGTTTGTTCGATAACCGGGACGCGATTAATAGCACCTTCGATATGTACACCGAATACATCCCAATCCAACTCGAACAGCGAAAACGCAAAATCTTTATCCACCTACAATAAACAAGCATTAAATCGAACAAAATTTTAGACGGCGTAAACCTTTTTCATGGTGTCAAATTTTTGTACCTGTTCCCAGAATATTGGGTTCGGTTCGTATCCTCCGATCGACAAGGCGTCGCCCTGTAAACGCAGGTAAACAGACGCGTCGTGATCTCGAACGTTCGGCATATTCTGAATCCCTTCGATTCGTTCCGATACGACGTACGCGTGTTTCATCGCGATCAACGGAACGTTTACTCCGGCCATTCTACCCAATAACGGAGCCCAAACACCTACGCGATCAACATCATTACATTTAACGATGAGAGTTCGAGAGAAAAACTCGCCAATTCATTCAACTTACCCGCACAATTAACAACGCAGTTAGTTTCAATTGTGCCTTTACTGGTTTCTACAGAAGCCACTCTACGTACACCAAAATCATCTTCCTTGACATTGATTCCAGTCACTGAGCAATCAGTTACTACCTGGAAAATACATAAAAGGACCTTACATATCGGGGTAGCCGTTGTTCAACCCTGTAACGAATGGTATTCAAATTACCTGAGCTCCAGCTCGAGTGGCCCCGCGTGAGAGAGCTGAACAGAAACCAGCGGGATCCATCGTACCATCTCCCGGGCTATACAACGTACCATACACATCGTCTACATTCATCAGTGGATAAAGATCCTTCGTTTCCTTCTTGCCCAAGATGTACGATTCAACGCCATAAACTTTCCCAATCTAGAATCAGATGAATTTCGATAAAATTCCAGATAATTCTTCGATAAGGTGTAAATAACTTTGTTTACATGTGCGTACATGTGCATGTGCTTTGTGTACTATCAGTCAATCTGAACTCAGATAAGACCCAGTTCAGCTCAGACTTCATCTAACTGGTCAGAACAGCCTTGTTCGATattaatatcagataattacTGATATCACTTTTTGAAGTACTCGGTACAAAGGTTTTAGCTTCTCTGTATTGAACTTTGTAATGAGAATTTTGTAAGACCAGAGTTCACgaaaaacaaacattcaatCATTCGTTTATCTGTTCGACAACGACGCTTACGCTTAAAAGTCGTTTATATTCGTCGAGTCGTTCCTTGTTCGAAGCGATAAATAGACCGCCGTTTTCGATCCATCCCGGCACGACCCCGGTCTCCACCTCCAGTTGTTTCAGGAGGTCACGTGTATAATTAATGAGTTGTATTTCCACATCGTTCGGTCTTAGACGCCACAACAAACCTGTCAACAGTTAAATTTTTAAGAtcaattcgaaaaaaatggCTGCATCGTAGGCCTAAGTCTTTCAAGGAGCAAGTGCTTTGCACATAATCACATTTGGAAAGGCGCTAAGAAAAGGAACAACTCTCCAATTCTCTATTGATTACTGTTTCTTTTGAATATCAAAGATACCAACCTGCTGTATGCCAGGTAGTTCCAGCAGTCAACTGATCTTTTTCAATAAGTACAGCATTCTTAACCCCCAATTTTGTGAGGTGATACAGAGTATTACAGCCTATAGATCCACCTCCAATAACAACCACCTCCGCTGATTTCGGGACGGTCTTTTCTCCATTTCTATTGTCTTCTAAAGTATTTCTGTTAAAGATATGGTCGATTAAAAACGTTACGTTAAATGATTCTTAAGCGTATGAAATTGGACTTAGGGCAATTTGCCAATAACTGTGTATTTAGAAATTTCTGGAGGCTAATTGCTAAATTTCGCAATTGTTGGTTTCTATCTAGGTAAGAGATTGTCTAATTCAATAGAAGAACAGCCctaaatatgaagaaaaactaGACGAGTATTTGATGCTTCAACTCAATTCAGTTTTTAAAATGGCTCGAATAGAATTCAGTCAAAACGAAAAATTCTCTCTTCGTTTTTCTtaatattgtgggtttttctcAAGGCTAATTCTATCTCATGATTATCAATTCTATCGATTGTTGGTTAGTTTCAATTGGCACTTACTTATAAGGTACACCACTTGGTGCCGATGTGGATGAACAAGCACGTGCAGTACCACTAGATGGACATTTCTTCAAGGCAGACAGCCTCGGAAACACCGTCCGCAACATGATAACGCTAAACCTATTGATACGAAACACCTGCGCTCATTAAATGTCAATAATAGGCCTGCTTCTAAACATGAATCATAGATTTAGTGAAACACAGTTGTGTAAGGAAATTTAGAATAAACGCTTTACACGAGCCTATAAATTGAATGCTTATCTCACTggggctcgtatttgaagtttggggtgaactgtagcttagatcatccaataTTCCTgtggtactatatatatataaaaagttaTATTCTTAGCTTAGATatatattctttttatttatatagtaccagggatactggatgattttagctacagttcacccccccccaaacttcaaatacgagcccctgtggctTATCTGtcagaatttgaaatatcagttTGTGGTAATATCAGAATCTCATTTCTTAAATCGAAAACCTTACCGAAATAATTCAGAAAATTCTCCTATTATTAATTATCACCTgtgtatcaattcaaatattctatccaaatgaaatctaaattatatagGGAACAAGGTTAGTTTGATAAAATCTTGATTACagtatataggcctaacacCAGTCAAAACCAGTTTA is a genomic window of Tubulanus polymorphus chromosome 5, tnTubPoly1.2, whole genome shotgun sequence containing:
- the LOC141905192 gene encoding sarcosine dehydrogenase, mitochondrial-like, whose product is MLRTVFPRLSALKKCPSSGTARACSSTSAPSGVPYKNTLEDNRNGEKTVPKSAEVVVIGGGSIGCNTLYHLTKLGVKNAVLIEKDQLTAGTTWHTAGLLWRLRPNDVEIQLINYTRDLLKQLEVETGVVPGWIENGGLFIASNKERLDEYKRLLSIGKVYGVESYILGKKETKDLYPLMNVDDVYGTLYSPGDGTMDPAGFCSALSRGATRAGAQVVTDCSVTGINVKEDDFGVRRVASVETSKGTIETNCVVNCAGVWAPLLGRMAGVNVPLIAMKHAYVVSERIEGIQNMPNVRDHDASVYLRLQGDALSIGGYEPNPIFWEQVDKDFAFSLFELDWDVFGVHIEGAINRVPVIEQTGVKSTVCGPESFTADHKPLMGESPEVRGFFLGCGFNSSGMMLGGGCGRELARWIVHGQPQFDMFSYDIRRFPHKLTDNNRWIKERSHEAYAKNYATVFPHDEPLASRNMRKDPLYQVLAEQGCHFQERHGWERPGWFNKDGPVPPLEYDYYGNYDIPANENNGYFDKLKLDYFFEFPKHHDLIKEECLTCREKAAVFNMSYFGKFYLVGPDAAKAVDWIFTNNLRKDPGSTVYTCMLNKQGGVEGDLTVSVIEPGSGGPHAPKFDGVGYYLAVGGAAGQQGWSHITSIIQDQKFNCQLIDHTDDMGMLSVQGPKSRDILKSLIDTDLSNEAFPFSSHKVVKVAGHECRAMRLSFVGELGWELHVPNESLVAVYEAVMREGKDYGACNAGYRAIDSLSIEKGYRHWHADLRPDDTPLEAALAFTCKMKTDIPFLGRDALEKQKADGLKRKLVCFTIDDHVPLHGLEAIFRDDIPVGYIRRAEYAFALGKSIGYGYVCHPEGKTVNNAFLKSGQYRLEQMGTSYDATVHVQTPFDPKNNRVKGLYEMTA